In the genome of Salvelinus sp. IW2-2015 unplaced genomic scaffold, ASM291031v2 Un_scaffold1831, whole genome shotgun sequence, the window NNNNNNNNNNNNNNNNNNNNNNNNNNNNNNNNNNNNNNNNNNNNNNNNNNNNNNNNNNNNNNNNNNNNNNNNNNNNNNNNNNNNNNNNNNNNNNNNNNNNNNNNNNNNNNNNNNNNNNNNNNNNNNNNNNNNNNNNNNNNNNNNNNNNNNNNNNNNNNNNNNNNNNNNNNNNNNNNNNNNNNNNNNNNNNNNNNNNNNNNNNNNNNNNNNNNNNNNNNNNNNNNNNNNNNNNNNNNNNNNNNNNNNNNNNNNNNNNNNNNNNNNNNNNNNNNNNNNNNNNNNNNNNNNNNNNNNNNNNNNNNNNNNNNNNNNNNNNNNNNNNNNNNNNNNNNNNNNNNNNNNNNNNNNNNNNNNNNNNNNNNNNNNNNNNNNNNNNNNNNNNNNNNNNNNNNNNNNNNNNNNNNNNNNNNNNNNNNNNNNNNNNNNNNNNNNNNNNNNNNNNNNNNNNNNNNNNNNNNNNNNNNNNNNNNNNNNNNNNNNNNNNNNNNNNNNNNNNNNNNNNNNNNNNNNNNNNNNNNNNNNNNNNNNNNNNNNNNNNNNNNNNNNNNNNNNNNNNNNNNNNNNNNNNNNNNNNNNNNNNNNNNNNNNNNNNNNNNNNNNNNNNNNNNNNNNNNNNNNNNNNNNNNNNNNNNNNNNNNNNNNNNNNNNNNNNNNNNNNNNNNNNNNNNNNNNNNNNNNNNNNNNNNNNNNNNNNNNNNNNNNNNNNNNNNNNNNNNNNNNNNNNNNNNNNNNNNNNNNNNNNNNNNNNNNNNNNNNNNNNNNNNNNNNNNNNNNNNNNNNNNNNNNNNNNNNNNNNNNNNNNNNNNNNNNNNNNNNNNNNNNNNNNNNNNNNNNNNNNNNNNNNNNNNNNNNNNNNNNNNNNNNNNNNNNNNNNNNNNNNNNNNNNNNNNNNNNNNNNNNNNNNNNNNNNNNNNNNNNNNNNNNNNNNNNNNNNNNNNNNNNNNNNNNNNNNNNNNNNNNNNNNNNNNNNNNNNNNNNNNNNNNNNNNNNNNNNNNNNNNNNNNNNNNNNNNNNNNNNNNNNNNNNNNNNNNNNNNNNNNNNNNNNNNNNNNNNNNNNNNNNNNNNNNNNNNNNNNNNNNNNNNNNNNNNNNNNNNNNNNNNNNNNNNNNNNNNNNNNNNNNNNNNNNNNNNNNNNNNNNNNNNNNNNNNNNNNNNNNNNNNNNNNNNNNNNNNNNNNNNNNNNNNNNNNNNNNNNNNNNNNNNNNNNNNNNNNNNNNNNNNNNNNNNNNNNNNNNNNNNNNNNNNNNNNNNNNNNNNNNNNNNNNNNNNNNNNNNNNNNNNNNNNNNNNNNNNNNNNNNNNNNNNNNNNNNNNNNNNNNNNNNNNNNNNNNNNNNNNNNNNNNNNNNNNNNNNNNNNNNNNNNNNNNNNNNNNNNNNNNNNNNNNNNNNNNNNNNNNNNNNNNNNNNNNNNNNNNNNNNNNNNNNNNNNNNNNNNNNNNNNNNNNNNNNNNNNNNNNNNNNNNNNNNNNNNNNNNNNNNNNNNNNNNNNNNNNNNNNNNNNNNNNNNNNNNNNNNNNNNNNNNNNNNNNNNNNNNNNNNNNNNNNNNNNNNNNNNNNNNttcagaagtcacataattagttaaataaagtccaactgtgtccaatctaagtgtcacatgatctcactatatatacacctgttctgaaaggccccggaGTCTGCAATagcactaagcaaggggcaccaccaagcaagcggcaccatgaagaccaaggagctctccaaacaggtcagggacaaagttgtggagaagtacagatcaggtttaggtttttaaaaaatatatgaaactttgaacatcccacggagcaccattaaatccattattttaaaaatttaaagaatatggcatcacaacaaacctgccaagagagggccacccaccaaaactcactgaccagacaaggagggcattaatcagagaggcaacaaagagaccaaagattaccctgaaggagctgcaaagctccacagcggagactggagtatctgtcaataggaccactttaagcctgaCACTccgcagagctgggctttacggagagtggccagaaaaaaagccattgcttgaataaaaaaataagcaaacacgttcgGTGTTCGCCAaacggcatgtgggagactccccaaacatatgaagaaggtattctggtcagataagactaaaatgtagctttttggccatcaatgaaaacgctatgtctggcgcaaaccaaacacctctcatcaccccgagaacaccatccccacagtgaagcatggtggcggcagcatcatgctgttgggatgtttttcatcggcagggactgggaaactggtcagaattgaaggaatgatggatggcgctaaatacagggaaattcttgagggaaatctgtttcagtcttccagagatttgagactgggacggaggttcaccttccagcaggacaatgaccctaagcatactgctaaagcaacactcgggttaaatatttaaatgtcttggaatggcctagtcaaagcccagacctcaatccaattgagaatctgtggtatgacttaaagattgctgtacaccagctgaaCCCATCCAACTTTCAAAGGAAGCTGAAGGCAGTTTTGCcttgaggaatgggcaaaaaattCCAGTGActagacatacccaagagacttgcagctgtaatttctgcaaaaggtgcctCTACAATATTGCGactccttgggggggggggggtgaatagttttaatgcacgctcaagttttcagttttttgtctatTTTCTTGTCTTGTTTCACAACAATGAAAACCAAAACCAACGCTTTCCTGTAAAAGTCGGTAGGCTgcttgtgtaaatcaaattatacaaaccatcaaaaaatcattttaattccaggttgaaaGTGTCGTGtcttgactatgccagattgcattgctatgacatgctatctATAAAATTTCTCGGTATCAATATACTGATTGAActatcatgtaaatattaattaacgagaggaccacgaaagaatatttatagagctgttatcttcgaataaactcttaaagatttagtaatttTTACTAACATAGCCGTCACATTaatgtcattttattcagtctcattgAAAGTTGTAAGTCTTGatgtctgcaagaatcctggctaacaagttgaatcagcaatacaaaaattgggtttaattattattttactaaatactaactaatcacacagaatcacacatatacaattaaatcataacttgatcacaattAGTCATACAGAAACGTCCCTGACCGGGCGGAATAGAAAtggacagcttgttacacaaaggaagggcgggattttagtgaaagagcgggagattcggaacataggcgagctgtgctcTCGTAAATCAGTATTTggtgcattctaaattaccgccatttaagaaagaaaatgcaatacatatttactctgaggctgcgcttcagtaggtggTGGTAGATAtgaagaccgtatcgccaacccgagtcctctgtccttttgGAGGAGTCTCTGTCTCTTGGTAGTCACGGGATACTTTTGTAGTACGTTGTGTGTGgaagacgggatactcggactgtccttcctaacctgcgtttgtaagcagctgttgccaactcaacggctaggagatatcacttctggagtgaacacgagttcaaagttcataccattcacaatcaaagtccattGCTGATGTTGGCTTCATCTAAAGTGATTATCTGAAACCATTCTGACACTGGATCGTCATCCTAGCATACCCGGAACAGGATGTTACCTTCTGGGAAAATGGCTTTTATGTAGTGGAGGAGAGGGTGTGTCTGAAAGGTTTATTACCCAGGTCTCTTCACAGGGcggcccctggttgagcagaagccaaatttatgaaaacacagatctctcatttgaaggtaaaattacatttcacctcttcacaaacaatgtcatattcaaacatttgaactaaacaacaattccatgtgaatccgatacctctgacgttagacttttcacagtagcgtttatgtcattctatcattgatgagaatgtgtcagaggcaaccgaactgacataatataccttaagtaccaccgcatatgttacagttggttggattaccagaatatagttcatttcccccaacttctgatgttacccagaatctctatgttaacccatgggtttccttatgtcacatcagttatagtgggagagagaaaaaggggaaaaaggtatttatgactgtcgtaaacctacccccaacccaacgtcatgacataaGGCAACAaacataggaaaaatgccaatgggatgaatacttttgcaagccactgtatagcctcattactgttattcttatcatgttactttttattattacttttattagcctacttggtaaatattttcttcttcttgaactgcactgttggttaagggctcgtaagtaagcatttcatggtaaagtctaacttgtagtattcagcgcatgtggcaaataacgatttgatttgattgtattgTTGCTACAGCACAGGCATTTTGAAAAGTAACTTTTTCACCAGGTAACTGTGACCTGATCAGCCTGGTTGAGGTGCTCTGCTTGTGTCACTGATACTATATAGCTAAAAACTCTGTTTCAATTATTTTTTAGTCCTTTAGTGTTTATGATTAATAACAAACTATTTTTGAGTCTTAGTAGTATAGCAGTCTCAGAAGGCAGTCTTTCTGTGCTTCTGAACATCTGATCTGATGTCTGAAAATGTGTAACCCTATCTCTTTAAATAGTCTTAAATAAAGATATAGACTTACAAGGTGGGAGATGTACTTGCTACCATTGTGATGTTGTCTCACCGAGCTTAAAATGAATGCGCTAATGTAAGTTGCTTTGcagaagagcatctgctaaatgactaaaatgtaaatgtaatgacatACAATACTCAATGTAATAATGAATGAGGACAATCAGTGTGCACAGTCTGTCCTTTCTGGGTAGCCAgctgcctgtcctctctgggtaaAATGAGGATAGTTGGAGCTGCTTTAGCAGAGTATTCAGAGGCAGCAGCTAAGGCAGGCTGATGATAAAGGTATTATTTACAAGGTACAAAGTTCGTCAGGGCCAGATGGGTACAGCAAACGGAGTGAAGAAAATAAGTTACGGGAAGGCTACAGGTATTCAGAAAAACCACAGGTTTTTGAGTTGTCTGAGTGTCTGGTTGAGGGACTCTGCTAATGTGCACTAATACTATATTTCTACTATACACCTAATAACCTCAGTTTCATATATTTTCATCTTTCAGAGTTTATGCTATTGTCTCTCCCTTTATAGGAAGTTATTTAAACAATTCTGACCTGGCATGAATGTATGAAGTTGGCATGGAGACTTGTCAGACTTGTTGAGGGCACCTCCCTCATATCATCTAATCTAGACAGTCACTTTAAAACTTGACCCTGCGATCAACACTCTTGTATTTAGCCTGCTGCAAATGAGAAGTGTACAGGAGCCTCACCGTCGAGATACTGTAAAGACACACTTGATAATCTAGGAAGATACATTAAGTTAACAAAGTGGGGCATTTTTTCAACCCACTTTCTCTGAACTTGAACCTTTGATACAAAAttacagaaagacagagaagttGCTTCACGCTTTTGGATCAGACCAATAGTTACGTTTACTCATACAGAAAAATATTGCACTTGTCAACAAGCATGGACAGTGAGTATCTTATTCATTGTTTATACTGTAGTTCTTATAGCAAGTGTCATGTAGTTTTTTTGATTGATATCGTTATCGTTAATCAACTTTTAAGCACATTTACATTGAAGGGGCAAGCAGCATTTaatacatccatttttggacttataaataatgatatgtacccattgattattgagcttagttcaactgtcataccccatcagaacccaaaatataagcttgtttaactacagtgtttgtaaatgtaaataaacactgtatagcctcaacatgttTAAAACAATGTATAGTATATCTATTAATCCTCTCTATAGGGTTAAATGACATGAGGATTGTGCTGCTGGGGAAAACAGGAGGCGGCAAAAGTAGTGCAGGAAACACCATcgttggaggagaggaagattTCAAGACAGGCAGTTCAGCCAACTCCGAAACACACAAGTGTGAAGCAAAGGCCAAGATCATTAATGAAAGAAAACTCACTGTAGTAGACACACCTGGACTCTTTGACACATTCGTCCATGAAGAGGAGCTGAAACCTGAACTAGTGAGATGTATTGTAGAGTGTTCTCCAGGGCCACATGCCTTTCTCATCGTGCTTAAAGTGGACAGGTACACAGTCCACGATGAACAAGTCATCACAAAAATTGAGGAATRTTTTTCAAAAGTGGGCTTCAAATATGCCACAGTTCTCTTCACTTTTGGATACCAGCTCAAAGGTACAACTATTGAGGATTTTGTGAAAACKAATGAGAAATTGAGTGAGCTTGTGGAGAAATGTGGTGGCCGCTGTCAKGTCATCGATAATGAATTCTGGAACAACAGTCAGCAGGGTCAGTACAGGAACAACCAGTACCAAGTAGCAACACTAGTCAACACCTTAGAGAAGATGGTGAGAGAGAACGGAGGAGGGTGTTACACCAACAAGTTNTGTATTGTTGCTACAGCACAGGCATTTTGAAAAGTAACTTTTTCACCAAGGTAACTGTGACCTGATCAGCCTGGTTGAGGTGCTCTGCTTGTGTCACTGATACTATATAGCTAATAAACTCTGTTTCATATTATTTTTTWGTCCTTTAGTGTTTATGATTAATAACAAACTATTTTTGAGTCTTAGTAGTATAGCAGTCTCAGAAGGCAGTCTTTCTGTGCTTCTGAACATCTGATCTGATGTCTGAAAATGTGTAACCCTATCTCTTTAAATAGTATCTTAAATAAAGATATAGACTTACAAGGTGGGAGATGTACTTGCTACCATTGTGATGTTGTCTCACCGAGCTTAAAATGAATGCGCTAATGTAAGTTGCTTTGCAGAAGAGCRtctgctaaatgactaaaatgtaaatgtaatgacatACAATACTCAATGTAATAATGAATGAGGACAATCAGTGTGCACAGTCTGTCSTTTCTGGGTAGCCAGAtctgcctgtcctctctgggtaaAATGAGGGATAGTTGGAGCTGCTTTAGCAGAGTATTCAGAGGCAGCAGCTAAGGCAGGCTGGATGATAAAGGTATTATTTACAAGGTACAAAGTTCGTCAGGGCCAGATGGGTACAGCAAACGGAGTGAAGAAAATAAGTTGTTGCGGGATGGCTACAGGTATTCAGAAACCACAGGTTTTTGAAAATTCACTCTAGTAGACACACCTGGACTCTTTGACACAGACGTCCATGAAGAGGAGCTGACACCTGAACTAGTGAGATGTATTGTAGAATGTGCTCGAGGGCACATGCCTTTCTTATCGTGCTTAAAGTGGACAGGTACACAGTCCACGATGAACAAGTCATCAACAAAAATTGAGGATATTTTTCAAAGTTTNNNNNNNNNNNNNNNNNNNNNNNNNNNNNNNNNNNNNNNNNNNNNNNNNNNNNNNNNNNNNNNNNNNNNNNNNNNNNNNNNNNNNNNNNNNNNNNNNNNNNNNNNNNNNNNNNNNNNNNNNNNNNNNNNNNNNNNNNNNNNNNNNNNNNNNNNNNNNNNNNNNNNNNNNNNNNNNNNNNNNNNNNNNNNNNNNNNNNNNNNNNNNNNNNNNNNNNNNNNNNNNNNNNNNNNNNNNNNNNNNNNNNNNNNNNNNNNNNNNNNNNNNNNNNNNNNNNNNNNNNNNNNNNNNNNNNNNNNNNNNNNNNNNNNNNNNNNNNNNNNNNNNNNNNNNNNNNNNNNNNNNNNNNNNNNNNNNNNNNNNNNNNNNNNNNNNNNNNNNNNNNNNNNNNNNNNNNNNNNNNNNNNNNNNNNNNNNNNNNNNNNNNNNNNNNNNNNNNNNNNNNNNNNNNNNNNNNNNNNNNNNNNNNNNNNNNNNNNNNNNNNNNNNNNNNNNNNNNNNNNNNNNNNNNNNNNNNNNNNNNNNNNNNNNNNNNNNNNNNNNNNNNNNNNNNNNNNNNNNNNNNNNNNNNNNNNNNNNNNNNNNNNNNNNNNNNNNNNNNNNNNNNNNNNNNNNNNNNNNNNNNNNNNNNNNNNNNNNNNNNNNNNNNNNNNNNNNNNNNNNNNNNNNNNNNNNNNNNNNNNNNNNNNNNNNNNNNNNNNNNNNNNNNNNNNNNNNNNNNNNNNNNNNNNNNNNNNNNNNNNNNNNNNNNNNNNNNNNNNNNNNNNNNNNNNNNNNNNNNNNNNNNNNNNNNNNNNNNNNNNNNNNNNNNNNNNNNNNNNNNNNNNNNNNNNNNNNNNNNNNNNNNNNNNNNNNNNNNNNNNNNNNNNNNNNNNNNNNNNNNNNNNNNNNNNNNNNNNNNNNNNNNNNNNNNNNNNNNNNNNNNNNNNNNNNNNNNNNNNNNNNNNNNNNNNNNNNNNNNNNNNNNNNNNNNNNNNNNNNNNNNNNNNNNNNNNNNNNNNNNNNNNNNNNNNNNNNNNNNNNNNNNNNNNNNNNNNNNNNNNNNNNNNNNNNNNNNNNNNNNNNNNNNNNNNNNNNNNNNNNNNNNNNNNNNNNNNNNNNNNNNNNNNNNNNNNNNNNNNNNNNNNNNNNNNNNNNNNNNNNNNNNNNNNNNNNNNNNNNNNNNNNNNNNNNNNNNNNNNNNNNNNNNNNNNNNNNNNNNNNNNNNNNNNNNNNNNNNNNNNNNNNNNNNNNNNNNNNNNNNNNNNNNNNNNNNNNNNNNNNNNNNNNNNNNNNNNNNNNNNNNNNNNNNNNNNNNNNNNNNNNNNNNNNNNNNNNNNNNNNNNNNNNNNNNNNNNNNNNNNNNNNNNNNNNNNNNNNNNNNNNNNNNNNNNNNNNNNNNNNNNNNNNNNNNNNNNNNNNNNNNNNNNNNNNNNNNNNNNNNNNNNNNNNNNNNNNNNNNNNNNNNNNNNNNNNNNNNNNNNNNNNNNNNNNNNNNNNNNNNNNNNNNNNNNNNNNNNNNNNNNNNNNNNNNNNNNNNNNNNNNNNNNNNNNNNNNNNNNNNNNNNNNNNNNNNNNNNNNNNNNNNNNNNNNNNNNNNNNNNNNNNNNNNNNNNNNNNNNNNNNNNNNNNNNNNNNNNNNNNNNNNNNNNNNNNNNNNNNNNNNNNNNNNNNNNNNNNNNNNNNNNNNNNNNNNNNNNNNNNNNNNNNNNNNNNNNNNNNNNNNNNNNNNNNNNNNNNNNNNNNNNNNNNNNNNNNNNNNNNNNNNNNNNNNNNNNNNNNNNNNNNNNNNNNNNNNNNNNNNNNNNNNNNNNNNNNNNNNNNNNNNNNNNNNNNNNNNNNNNNNNNNNNNNNNNNNNNNNNNNNNNNNNNNNNNNNNNNNNNNNNNNNNNNNNNNNNNNNNNNNNNNNNNNNNNNNNNNNNNNNNNNNNNNNNNNNNNNNNNNNNNNNNNNNNNNNNNNNNNNNNNNNNNNNNNNNNNNNNNNNNNNNNNNNNNNNNNNNNNNNNNNNNNNNNNNNNNNNNNNNNNNNNNNNNNNNNNNNNNNNNNNNNNNNNNNNNNNNNNNNNNNNNNNNNNNNNNNNNNNNNNNNNNNNNNNNNNNNNNNNNNNNNNNNNNNNNNNNNNNNNNNNNNNNNNNNNNNNNNNNNNNNNNNNNNNNNNNNNNNNNNNNNNNNNNNNNNNNNNNNNNNNNNNNNNNNNNNNNNNNNNNNNNNNNNNNNNNNNNNNNNNNNNNNNNNNNNNNNNNNNNNNNNNNNNNNNNNNNNNNNNNNNNNNNNNNNNNNNNNNNNNNNNNNNNNNNNNNNNNNNNNNNNNNNNNNNNNNNNNNNNNNNNNNNNNNNNNNNNNNNNNNNNNNNNNNNNNNNNNNNNNNNNNNNNNNNNNNNNNNNNNNNNNNNNNNNNNNNNNNNNNNNNNNNNNNNNNNNNNNNNNNNNNNNNNNNNNNNNNNNNNNNNNNNNNNNNNNNNNNNNNNNNNNNNNNNNNNNNNNNNNNNNNNNNNNNNNNNNNNNNNNNNNNNNNNNNNNNNNNNNNNNNNNNNNNNNNNNNNNNNNNNNNNNNNNNNNNNNNNNNNNNNNNNNNNNNNNNNNNNNNNNNNNNNNNNNNNNNNNNNNNNNNNNNNNNNNNNNNNNNNNNNNNNNNNNNNGCCTAGAGCGCGCACCTGGTAAGAGGACCTGTCATAGTAAGGAGCCAATCCAAGCAATGGGCCGCCCCGGAGATGCCAACCTCGGAGAGGGTCGACAGAGGATTGGAATTCTTAGTATGGTATCACAGTTATCATAAGGCAATCCGTATGGTCTCACGAGGTAgcaaggatgagagcagaggagagcgaTGATAGCTTTAGAGAGTGGCGGAAGCGCCGCGTGACAGACAGGAAAGAGCAGTCTCAGGTTGAAATGACTTAAGGtcctgaaacctgactgatttggaatCAATGAAGGTCATCTGAAGAGagaatagcaggagagctggccaaggacggcaaaCGGTTCAAGAGGTTTGGAGAGAAGATAGAAAGAAGGGATTACTGGTCCGGTaattgttgacatcggagggaatCGAGTGTAGGTATTTTTTCGTCCAGAAGGGGTTGCACCCTCGCTCCCTTGAAGGCGGAAAgggggacgtagccagcggtccgAAGATGAGTTTGATGAAGCGAGGCGTTGAAGCtcagtaagggagaaggtctcgaaAGTGGCGGAGAAGAGAGAGGCCGGATTGAGGTCCAAGCGGGCAGTGGTCTGGGCCGCCCGGCCGTCACAAAGAACGCAGATTTTCATCTGGTAAGAGACTGGGGAGAAAAGGTCAAAAGAGCCAATCAGGGCCATAGGGCAGTTGTGAAGCCAGAACCAGCGTGGTTGCGGTTATGAACCTTAAGCAAAACGACGGGATCGGTAGTGTTCCGTAGATCTagtcttttcaaaatggttgacgaagtcatccagagaggaggaaggaggggggggaggaggtcAGGAAGGAAAAGGAGAAGGTCCCGGCAAAGAGCTCCAGGGAGACGGCAGATGCTGGAATTTAGAGTGTAAGAAATGGCTTCAGCCAACAAATACAGAAGAGAAGAAAGTTAGATAGAAGGATATGGCCAGTGAAAACCGGATTTAACAGGTCCCGCAGGGAAATGGCGAGTTTTTCCATCCATTGTCCGCTCGAGACGTGTACTGACCCCCGGCCAGCCTGTCGTGAGCGCGTCAACTGAGTCGTCGAGCCCGGAGCAGCAGCGGGAGGACTCGGAGCGGCCTGAGGGGATAGGACCCATTACGAAGAAAGCCCAAAGGAAGcagaacaggggaggagaggaggggggttgcAGAGGcagatcaggagataggttggaagCAAGGTTTTGGAAGCAAGGGAAAGAGATGAATATcggatggaagagaggagagtagcggggagagagacgaGCGAAGTGTTGGGACGGCGGATTTACCATTCCGATcaggggcagtgtgggaatgaTTGGAATGAGAGCCGAGAGGTGAAAGGATACAAGGTAAGTTGGTCGGGTAAGAGCTTGTGAGGGGGAGTTTTGCAATGAGAATTAGTGAGAAGAACAAGCATCTattaaagatgaggtcaagcgtattgccctGGCCCTGTGAAGTAGGGGcggggaaggtgagaggggtgaggtcaaaagagagaaGTGGAAAGGAGGAGCAAAGAAGCAAGGCAAGAGTGATCAAAAGGTAGGACGTGGGAAGTAAAGTTCACCCAGAACTTGTTGaggaggtgagccatcctcaaggCAAGTGAACTTTATCAGAGGCTGTCCAAGCTCATTGGAATGAAACTCTCCCAAAGGGACCCTGGGGGCGATAATGAGTAAGATGTTATACGCTTGAAAAAGGGGCTTGGTAAACTGTGGACAAGCTGGAATTCAAAGGAGGGAGATGAAGTATCAGATGTGGGTCAGGAGGGAGAAAATGAGGAAGTGTACCTCACTATGGGAGAAGATGGGTGGATCCCAGTGCGCACCATAACCGCACCGGCTGACCAGAAAAGCTCTCGGGGTTATGCCGTAGAAACCGTgaggcagacgaggagagagagcagtggaAGTGAGTAGCAGGTTATTATTTGGTCGGTAATCCATGTTTCTGTCAgttgccaagaagtcgagggacttgGAGGAAAGCATGGGCCTGATTGAAACTCTGCCTTGGTGGCCGGCAGATCCGGCAGTTCCCctagaggctgccggagacctggaacttcCCACGTGGGTTCCGtggcgctgggaccaccagggtTTAGGAAGTTTGGCAGCAGGCCACGTCGGTGTGAAGCTTTGTATGGTTCTGGTGGCTAGAAGAGGAACTAGAAAGAGGAAGTAGTACTTCCAGGGGaccacatagttgacaggctacagaagaggctacgcttaatgcaaaggagattggaaaaTGGACAAGTGGAACAACACGGTCTCTACGaagttcagaaagttaagcttactttcgttgcaagaaatcttattgacttTAAAATGATGTCAGGTGCCTAGCGTGGCTTGGGTTTAAGTAGGCTAGCGTAGCCAGTGTGGGTGCTGTTGTGCATATGTTTGAAAAGTAGTAGCTGGCTAAGGTAGCTCCTCGGTAAACTGGCTTAGTAACCTCGACAAATTAACTTACTATAattaactacacaattatcttgatacCAAAGACAGCAAAAGACATTAATGTAGCTAAGCTAAACACTTACACAATTCAAAGTCCGTTCCGTTGTAAGTTGTAATAGATCCTACACTATGCTGACTATATCAGGTAAGATCGGTTAGAGTTGGCTAGCTGGCAGCTGCCTGGCTAGCTAGGCAGTGTTGGCCTACGTCAGAAAGGACGAGAAAATAGCTGGCTCAGCTAACCTCGGTATTGGTACGATAGGATCTGACTCTAAAACTAACATTACTTGGATACAAAGAGACAGCCAAGAAGACAACTATGTAGACTGGGCCTATCCTTACGACAAATCAATAAGTCGCTTCCGCATTTGTAAATGTAATAGCTCTACAGGTGCTGCTAATTCTACGACacgtggctagctggctagctctgcTGGCTAAGCTAGCAGTGGTGCTAGCAGTGATTGACTTACAGTTAGATGGACCGAACATGCTGGCCTCGCTAACACCTCGGTAACAGATATTACCTTAAGCTAAGAATTTAAAATCTTTGATACAAAGcggctatgttagctagctagaaagaATGACAATGCTAAGATCAGACAAAATCAACCGTTGTTACTGTTGAATCGAAATGTGAGTTACTAGCGTTGCGGAGCGAAAGTGCGAAATGCgcactcgctccaacccggaagttaaTACCA includes:
- the LOC139024741 gene encoding GTPase IMAP family member 4-like, which gives rise to MRIVLLGKTGGGKSSAGNTIVGGEEDFKTGSSANSETHKCEAKAKIINERKLTVVDTPGLFDTFVHEEELKPELVRCIVECSPGPHAFLIVLKVDRYTVHDEQVITKIEEXFSKVGFKYATVLFTFGYQLKGTTIEDFVKTNEKLSELVEKCGGRCXVIDNEFWNNSQQGQYRNNQYQVATLVNTLEKMVRENGGGCYTNKXCIVATAQAF